Within Actinoplanes sp. L3-i22, the genomic segment GCCGAACGGCCTCGATGACCCGCGGATAGTTGGCCAGCGGCTCGCCCATTCCCATGAAGACGACGCGGGACAGCCGGGGCGGGGAACCGGTCACCGCGCCCGAGGCGGCCACCCCGGCGAGATAGACCACCTGGTCGACGATCTCGGCCACCGACAGGTTGCGGGTCAGACCCTGCTGGCCGGTCGCGCAGAACGGACAGGCCATGCCGCAGCCGGCCTGGCTGGAGACACAGGCCGTGACGCGGTCCGGATAACCCATCAGCACGCTCTCGACGAGCGCGCCGTCGTGCAGCCGCCAGAGCGTCTTGCGGGTCGCGCCGTCGTCGCAGGCCTGCTCGCGGATCGGGGTCAGCAGCGTGGGGAGCAGCTCGGAGGTGAGCTTGTCACGCGTGGCCGACGGCAGGTCGGTCATCGCGGCGGCGTCACGCACCAGGCGGCCGAAGTAGTGGGTGGAGAGCTGCTTGGCCCGGAAGGCCGGCTCGCCGAGCGCGGTCACCGCGGCTTGGCGCGCGGCGAGGTCGAGGTCGGCGAGGTGGCGCGGGGGCATGCTGGGACGGCGGCGGGTGAGCACCGCGTCCGGCTGGTCGGGACTGATCGGGATGACCGGAAGAATCGTCATGGCGTATCCAGTCTCCCACGCTCCACCGGCACGTCGCCCATGGCTAGTTCGGCGCGATGATCGCGAAGAGCAGGTAGGCCGTGGGGACCGCGAAGAGGATGGAGTCCAGCCGGTCCATCAGCCCGCCATGGCCGGGCAGCAGGTTGCTCATGTCCTTCACGCCGAGGTCCCGCTTCAGCATCGACTCGGCCAGGTCGCCCATCACCGCGACGATCGAGATCACCGCGCCGAACAGCAGGCCGTAGTAGACCGGGACCTCCATCAGGAAGAACAGCAGCGCGCCGGAGCCGATCGCGGCCGCCGTCATCGAGCCGGCGAAGCCCTCCCAGGACTTCTTCGGGCTGATCTTCGGCGCCATCGGGTGCTTGCCGAGGAACACGCCGGCGGCGTAGCCACCTGTGTCGGAGAGCACCACGGCGACCACCGTGGCCAGCACCCGCCACTTGCCGTCGTCCGGCTGCACCAGCATCGCGGCGAAGCTCAGCAGGAACGGCACGTAGACCGCGATCAACGTGATCGAGGTGAAGTCGCGGCGGACCGCGGCGGCGCCGTCGGCGAGACGCCACAGGGCCGCGGCGCCGATCGTGGCGAGCAGGCCCAGGGTGAGCGCGTCCGGCCCGGCGTACCAGGCCAGGCCGGTCATGCCGATCGTGCCGGCGATCAGCGGGATGACCGGCGGGCGGGCGCCGGTGACGTGCACCGCGCGGGCGGTCTCCCAGACGCCGACCGAGGCGGCCAGCACCAGGACCCCCAGCAGGGCCGGGG encodes:
- a CDS encoding phosphatidate cytidylyltransferase; translation: MSYLDPRAGQIPGEPHADALAYQNPAWHADDEQAKRGPGKRRAGRGRKPDGKSRAGRNLPAAIAVGLSLGLVVLASLLIWPPALLGVLVLAASVGVWETARAVHVTGARPPVIPLIAGTIGMTGLAWYAGPDALTLGLLATIGAAALWRLADGAAAVRRDFTSITLIAVYVPFLLSFAAMLVQPDDGKWRVLATVVAVVLSDTGGYAAGVFLGKHPMAPKISPKKSWEGFAGSMTAAAIGSGALLFFLMEVPVYYGLLFGAVISIVAVMGDLAESMLKRDLGVKDMSNLLPGHGGLMDRLDSILFAVPTAYLLFAIIAPN
- the rlmN gene encoding 23S rRNA (adenine(2503)-C(2))-methyltransferase RlmN, whose amino-acid sequence is MTILPVIPISPDQPDAVLTRRRPSMPPRHLADLDLAARQAAVTALGEPAFRAKQLSTHYFGRLVRDAAAMTDLPSATRDKLTSELLPTLLTPIREQACDDGATRKTLWRLHDGALVESVLMGYPDRVTACVSSQAGCGMACPFCATGQQGLTRNLSVAEIVDQVVYLAGVAASGAVTGSPPRLSRVVFMGMGEPLANYPRVIEAVRRLTTPAPEGLGLSQRHITVSTVGLVPAMRRLIAEQLSVTLALSLHAPDDDLRDELVPVNQRWKVAEVLDAAFDYAAQTGRRVSIEYALIRDVNDQPWRADLLGRLLHGKLAHVNLIPLNPTPGSKWDASPKPVEREFVRRLREAGVSTTVRDTRGREIDGACGQLAAGELTQAGAGSVAADAEVAQ